CAACCGCGTCAGCGCTTTCGTCTGCGCCCTCAGGCAAATCCAGACGATACAAAAACACATCGTATTCGTCCCAAGTCACCTCCGTCTTGCCCAGCCAAAACCCCTTTATCGTCATTCGCCGTTTCGTGCCGTCGGCAGCGGTCACCTCGCAGGTCCCGCTTGGCACGAACACCAACTCAAAGCGCACGGTCGTGTTGGGTAATGTAACCGAGCAAACCTTAGGCTCTGGCTTGGACGGCGCTCCCGTAGGGAGCGATGGCGTAACAACAAGACAACTGACGAACCCGACAAAAACAAACGACCACTGTGCCAGTATGCGCCAGTGTGCGAGCGACTGACGGTGCACGAACAGCCGACCTCCTTCCTCAGGCTTAGCGCGGTCGTCGCTGCCGCTCAATTGTAGCAAAAGGGGGCGCCCTCTCGCCCTTGAGGTCAAAATCCTACAACTTTTGACGCAATTGTGCCTTGCCCCAAGAAGCAGACAGACAAAAATATGAACAGAGCGTGTCTTCATTCTTTGACGCCTTAGGAGGGATGAACGATGCGCAACCGCATGGGTTGCCAGCGCGCGTTTACATTGATTGAGTTGCTCGTGGTGATCGCGATTATCGCCATTCTGGCGGCGATTCTGTTTCCCGTGTTCAGTCACGCCCGTGAAAAAGCTCGGCAAGCCACTTGCCTGTCCAATCAAAAGCAAATTGGGCTGGGCTTTCTGCAGTATGTCCAAGACTACGACGAGTTGTTTCCGCCTGCGGATTACAACACACTGATTCCTGCGGGCATCGTGCGCGTCAACTGGCAGAACCTTGTGGAGCCCTACATCCGTGCGGGGGCGACGGGCGCGAACTTGCAAAACCAGAAAAGTGACCCGCGCTCGGTGTTTGTTTGTCCCAGTTACGCCCGTCCTGCCGAGGACCCGCAGTTTGAAGCGACTCGCGGACCTGCCGGCAGCCGTCCTCTCTTCAGTTACGGTCCCAACGGGAATGTTTGTCCGCGTGGGCGCGATACAAGTCCCACGAACCCTGCAACGATGGCGTTTGTGTCCTTAGCGCAAGTGGGCTCGCCAGCCAGTCTTGTCCTGCTGGCGCCGCAATATGGCTTAGTCGCTGAAGTGAGCGGTCGGGATGACCGCTACGCCGTGACCCTCACCACTGAACCCAACTACATGCACGGGCGGCGCCGCCATTTCGCCGGCGAAAATCACACCTTCACCGACGGACACGCCAAATGGTTCAAGGCGCCCCCTGAATACTGGCAACAAAGCTTATCCGGTGTGTGCTGGCAATCACCCCGCCGCGGTGCCCGCTACGCCAACTGCAGCGGGTGGTTCTTTGCACCAGCAGACTGAACGCGTCAACGACCTAACGATTCAGGTTACCTCCGCTGGAGCCGTAAGGTAGGGCGCAACGCTGCTGTGGGGCTTTGCCCTTGACTGCCTTGCGGCAGCGGTGCTACCATTGTTGATGGCTATATGAACACATTTTATGAGACGGCACCGTGACTAAGTGACATCACGCCAGTGAGGGTCACGGTTTGGGAGGTAGCAGGATGGCAGCGGAACGCGTCACAGCGGCGACACCGTTGCGTGTCGCTGTGCCCGCTGAAGGGCAGGTCCGATGGCATGCTATCGGGTTGGCATTCGTGCTGACAGCGGTGTTTTCCGCCGCGAGCGGGTGGGCAGCGCTGTTGCGCCATGAAATTCTCGGAACAGGTTACTTGCCGCGTGGGGGTGTCCCACTTTTTCTGCTCGTCGTTTTCAGCAATGCAGTCTTGCGCCGCGTTTTTCCGGCTTGGGCGTTGACACGCACGGAGTTGGTGTTTTTCTTCGCCTTACTGCTCGCTGTCGCCGCTGTCTCAGGGCAGGAGTTCGGGATTCACTTTTACCTGAACTTGCTCGGGCTGGTTTACTACAGCGGTCCGCAAAGCCAATGGTTCAACATGTTCACGGAGCATGTGCCGTCATGGTTGCTGCCTTCAAAGCAGTGGCGCGACCCCGCCATTTTGTGGGCGTTTGAGGGGATGCCGGCTGGCGCCCGCCCTCCGTTGGGCGAATGGGTCGTCCCGTTGTTGGCATGGACACCTTACATCCTCGGCGTTTACGCCCTTGTTGTCTGCCTTTGCGGGCTGTTTGCGCGCCATTGGGAAGAGCATGAACGGTTGCTCTACCCTCTCACCCAAATCCCGTTGGAACTGGCAAGCACTCAGGACCATTTGATACCCCCCGTGCTGCGCCGCCCGTTGTTTTGGGTTGGCTTTGTGCTGGCAGCCGTTCCTTTGTCGCTGCGCGGCTTGCACCTTTACTTCCCGCAAGTGCCTGACCCGCGCCTGCAGCGGACGATGGCGGAACTGTTCGGGTTAGCGCCCAATGCCCCGCTGTTTGCCACCGGACCGTTGACGGCGTTCAACGGGTTACTGGCGCACATCTACCCTGAGATGATCGGCATTGCCTATCTGCTGGCGCAAGAGGTCGGACTGAGCCTGTGGTTGTTCATGTTTGTGCGGCATCTGCAAGTGGCAGCACGCATCGCCTTGGGGCAAGACATGTATCACGCCGAGTTTTTGACTTATCAGACTTTGGCGGCGTATGTAGTCATGGCAGCAGGAACGATATGGATGGCGCGCGGGTATTTGAAAACAATCGTGCAAGAGACTATGACAACCGTTGCAAGGCGGTTGAGGGGCGAAAAGAGGACGCCACCCCCTGAAGCGTGGGCGTTGATGGGCACCGCCTTGGCGTTCGCTGTCCTTCTGGTGTGGGGACGGTGGGTGGCAGGGGTGTCAGTGCTCTGGGCAGGGGTAATGCTGGTAGGGCTTATGGTGGCGTCGTTGGTCATCGCACGGGTCGTGGCAGAAACGGGAATTTACATCTACTCGGCACCGTTTCGGATCAACCAAGTGCTATTTGAGGTCTTGGGACGCGACCGGTTAGGAGCGCGAAATATTGTGTTGTTAACGGCGATGAGCTGGGTGCAGATACGGAGCACGGGAACGATGGCAGCCGGATACCTCAGCAACGCCATGCGGCTCAGCAGCACCGTCGGTATGGAACGCAAGGCGGCGGGGCTATGGATGCTGCTGGCAATAGCGATAACGGTCGCAGTCTGCCACGGGGTGATACCAACGGTCATTTACGAATATGGGGTGCCGAAGTTGAGTTGGTGGGCGCGCAGTGCAGGGTTAAACACGGCAAATCTGATCGGGCAGTATTTGACGGTAGAACGGCCGATGACAGGACACCACTGGGCGGGGATGGCTGTGGGGGCGTTGATTTGCTGGGGGTTGATGAAGTTGCGGCTGACTTTGAGCAATTTCCCCTTGCACCCGTTGGGGTTTGTGACATGGATGGGTTGGCCGATAGATCGGTATTGGCTGTCCATTTTCGTGGGGTGGGTCGTCAAAGCGTTGGTGGTGCGCTATGGAGGCTATCGGGGGTTCGGCGTGTTGCGACCGTTGGCATATGGGTTGATTGTGGGGGGAACGACGACACTGACTTTCTGGATTTTACTGCGGTTGCTTTTCCCGACCAGTGAAAGCCTGATTTACGATTAAAAAAGCACACCAGCGAAGACACACGGAAGACATCGCCCATCCTCACTGGCGCGCCCGGTCAGCGGCGGGTTGACCTTGGTCTCCCCACCACCGTCACAAAGGTGGACCGCCGAGCAACCGTTCAATTTCCTCTTTGTGGCGGGTCTCATCTTCGGCGAACATTTCCAGGGTTGCCCGCAATCCGATGTCGCCGACCGCTTCGGCTTGCCGCGCCCGTTCACGGTAGCCGGCAATAGCCTCCAACTCAAATTTGAGCGAGTCCTGCAGCACTTCCCGCCAATCAAACACTTCCGACGGTGCTTCGGGTTGCACTTTGGGTGTGCCGCCCAGCGCGACGATTTTGTCGGCGATATAAGTGGCGTGTTTGACTTCGTCCGTGATCTCTTGCTGTAACAGTTCGCGCACCTCGTGTCCTGCTAACCCTTTCATGACGCTGGCATGGCGAATGTAACGGATGATGGTGTTGATTTCGGCGTTGAGGTCCCTGTTGAGCCCTTCAATCAGCGCCTTCAGTTTTTCGTCCATTTTCGCTCAGCCTCCTTTCGCGCGATAAATTTTTCCGCAACTGGCTACCAAATGTAAACCTGTCCGCCCAACCGTTTGAAGGTGAGCAGGGCAACGGCGGAAACGACGACCATGAAAGTCGTCACGACGAAAGTCAATTCAATGTTGCCAGCAGACATGTTCAAAAACGCCAAAACGGGCAGGACTTTGCCGACATCCGTGCCCGCAACGACCAGCACGGGCGCAAATTCGCCGACCGCTCGCGCCCATGACAAGATAAACCCAGCCAGCAACCCGTTTTTCGCCAGCGGCAAGGTGATTCGGAAAAAAGCGTAAACAGGCGATGCTCCCAAACTGCGGGCAACTTGCTCAAAACGCGGGTTGACTTGGTCAAAAGATGCTTTAAAGACGCGCACCGCCAAAGACGAAGCGCAAACAAATTGTGCGACGACGATCCCTCGCGGGGTGTAAAGGAAGCCGACGGTGTCGTTGAGCCACCGACCGACGCTCGTCTGCCCGAAAAAAGCGAGCACCGTCAGCCCTACGATAAGGGGCGGAACAACGATCAACAAGTCCACGAGTGTGTCGATGATGTAGGCAAAGCGCAAATTAAAACGCGACAGGGTGTAGGCGGTCGGAATGCCCAGCAGGGCTGCCAGCAAAGCAGTAACGGTGGCAGTCGTGACACTTAAGCGAAACGCGTGCCACAGTTCCGCTCGCGCCAAC
This sequence is a window from bacterium HR17. Protein-coding genes within it:
- the bfr gene encoding Bacterioferritin, which gives rise to MDEKLKALIEGLNRDLNAEINTIIRYIRHASVMKGLAGHEVRELLQQEITDEVKHATYIADKIVALGGTPKVQPEAPSEVFDWREVLQDSLKFELEAIAGYRERARQAEAVGDIGLRATLEMFAEDETRHKEEIERLLGGPPL
- the cysW_1 gene encoding Sulfate transport system permease protein CysW; protein product: MTISRPARSLAPFWFRTLMLSGLFIYCGFVLTLLWIDAILPFRAVEEAPAIIALWRNPLARAELWHAFRLSVTTATVTALLAALLGIPTAYTLSRFNLRFAYIIDTLVDLLIVVPPLIVGLTVLAFFGQTSVGRWLNDTVGFLYTPRGIVVAQFVCASSLAVRVFKASFDQVNPRFEQVARSLGASPVYAFFRITLPLAKNGLLAGFILSWARAVGEFAPVLVVAGTDVGKVLPVLAFLNMSAGNIELTFVVTTFMVVVSAVALLTFKRLGGQVYIW